GAGACCTATGTCAAGCCCTATGCACGTCCGGTGATCCAGGCGATTCAATGGGGGGATTCGGAAGCCGAGCATGTTCGGGCTTACTTCTCAGACGGATTAGATCTGGCGCGTATGGTGTCATTGTTGACCCTGGTCCATCTGGAAGAGAAGGTGCTGACGAATTTTGAAGATGAGACGATTCAGGCATTGACCGAGTCCCATCAAGGATGGTCGATGCATGCGAATCATATCGCCGGTGCGGTGCCGGAGGCGGCCGAAGCGCTGTTTGAAGCGATGAATAACAGCTTGACCACGGCCGTTAACTCGCTGTTGGAGTACAAGAAGAATCCTTCGGTCTCCTATCTATGGCAGGCCCAGAGCGCCGTCATGCAATATATCATCCAGGAGCGGGAGCTTCTTGCGACACTGGCAGATTAAGACGAAGCGGATAACTTAAGCCGATATACAGAAAGGGCAGGTTCGTGGAACGGCCGTTGGCGGCGGCTCACGATCCTGCCCTTATGTAACTCTTGTGGGTCGTATGCATTACATCTTATAGCTTTCTTCCAGTCCGCTGCTTAGATAGCGGTCGATGAGCACAGCCGCTTCTGCCCGGGACATAAGTTTATGCGGGGCAAAGGATGTCTCGGATACCCCGTTGATGATCTTCAGATCATACAGACGATATACGGCGTTGGTAAACCATTCTGCCACAGGCACATCGACAAAGGGAATATGGGACTGAAAATAACGCATAAAGGCCTCTGCCGGCGTTGCCGCCTGAACATCTTGCTGCTCCTCCTCGCCGTGCAGCAACCGGTCGATGATCACGATCACCTCGGCCCGGGTGATCTCGCCGTCCGGACGGATCGTGCCGTCCACGAATCCTTCGAGAATCCCGGCTTCGATTGCCTTCACCAGATTGGCATAAGCCCAGTGGCTCTCGTCCAGATCATGAAAGACGGGGATCTCCGGTTCAGTACCCGACGCCTCGCCGTATACCGCCTCGGTTAAGGTCTCGACATTCCATACCAGATCAATCGGTGTTGCCGGCATGTCGCTTTCGGGCTCGTCCAAGAGTCCGCTGCGATCCAGCATGGCGACAAATTCCGCGCGGGTTAAGGAGCGGTCCGGGTAATAATAACGGCCGTCTCCTTCGACGATTCCCTGCTTGAAGAGATGAAGTATGGATTTGCTGGCCCAGTGGCCGGCTATGTCTCTGAATCGCGGCGGCAAATACCGCTCGATTCCATTGGCTATGCCGACAGCCATCTTCTCGCGGAATTCCTGCGTCTTAAGCAGCTGCTCATCCTCGGGATTGGACAAGAAGGCGGTCTCAATCAATGCGCTTGGCATCGAACCCATCCTCACCATGTACACCGAGCTCGCAAGCAATCCGCGGTTCACCGTGCCGGCCGCTTCTACCGCGGCTTCAAGCAGGGCTTCTGCTAACTTGCGGCTTTCCGGCGATAAGCGAATCATCGCTTCGCTCGCGGGATAACGCTGCTGCGGATAGCGGTTGTCATAGTATAGGACGAGTGTACCCTTCACATCCGGGCGATGGAAAGAATTCGCATGGATCGAGACAAGGATATCCGGTTTCACTTGTTCGGCGATCATGATGCGTTCTTGAAGGCTTAGGTATGTGTCGGTTGTGCGGGTCATGATCACGTCATATCCACGTCTCTCAAGCTCATCTCTTACTTTCAATGCGATATCCAGATTGACTTCTTTCTCATAGAGTCCCGTCACCCCGATGGCACCCGGATCCGATCCGCCGTGTCCCGGATCGAGCAAGACGGTCGCCGCTCCTGCCGTCAGCGGGGATACCAACAGCATGACAGCTGTTAAGACGACGATGATCGTTCTCTTCATCACCTATCTCCATCCTCCCTCAATATCCTATTGTAAAGTAAGCAAGAAATGAAAGTATGCAGGAAATAGAAGGAAATGCTCATTGTAAGCTGATAGTTTTAAACGTATAATATGGCTAACGGCGACAAAATTCGCGGCACTTGAAAGAACCGCATGACAAGCTGTGCATACCTAACCCCTAATGAGATACTCAATCCAGCACGTAAAGTTTCAGGAGGCAGACTACAGAGATGAACTATAGCATCGTCCTCGCTTCGTCTTCACCGCGCAGATTGGAACTCATTCGCACCCTTGGCATCGAACCGCTCATCATCCCGAGTGATGTCGATGAATCAGTGGATCCCATGCTCACACCCTCGCAGGTCGTCGAGGAATTAGCATCGCGCAAGGCTTGTTCTGTCGCTTCTGCATTGCCCTCCAACGGTGGGAAGATGATTGTCATAGGTTCCGATACGATCGTCGTACAGGACGGAGAGATCCTTGGGAAACCGCGGGATGAAGAAGATGCCCGCCGCATGCTGCGAAGGCTTGCCGGCCGCTCGCATCATGTTTACAGCGGGATCGCTTGCATCGACGCGGTCGCCGGCCGTGAGCTCCGCGGCCACAGGAGAACGGTTGTCCATATGAAGGCGTTGAACGATCGCCAGATCGAGCGATATATCGCGACGGGAGAACCGATGGACAAGGCGGGTTCCTATGCGATTCAGGGCATAGGTGCGACGCTGATCTCGGGGATTGAAGGCGATTATTTTAATGTGGTGGGGTTATCGGTGTCTCTCTTAAGCGAATTGTTGCTGGAATTTGGCATCGAGATTTTGTAAACCATGTTGCGTCTGTCCACGTCTATACGTTAGGAGGGAATTAGCGATTCAGGGACATGTCCAAGCCCATCTGACCCTGCGCGATCTCCCGCAAACCGACCGGCCCCGGGAACGGATGCTCCGGGAGGGAGTGCAGGCGCTCAGCGATGCGGAGCTCCTGGCTGTGCTGCTTCGCACGGGCACGTACAAGGAATCCGCAGTGACGTTAGCGCAGCGCATCTTGAAACAAGCGGGAGGATTGAAGCATATTCCGGAGATGAGCGTGGTAGAGATGACGAAGATCAAGGGCATCGGCGAGGCCAAGGCGCTGCAGATCCACGCGGGCATCGAACTGGGCAGAAGGCTGTCGCAGCTGACCTACGGTGAACGGCCCGTCATTCGGTCACCCCGTGATGCCGCTGCGCTTCTTATGGAAGAACTTCGATATTTTCAGAAGGAACATTTTGTCGTATTATTTTTGAATACCAAAAATCATGTCATCGCCAAGGAAACGCTCTCCATGGGCAGTTTGAATGCCGCGATCGTGCATCCGCGCGAAGTGTACCGCTCAGCGGTCAAGCGCGGCGCGGCATCGATCATCTGCGCGCATAATCACCCCAGCGGTGATCCTACGCCGAGCCGTGAAGATCTTGCCTTGACGCATCGATTGACTGAGGCGGGGAATATTATCGGTATCGATCTGCTGGATCATCTGATCATAGGGGATGGTGTGTTCGTCAGTTTGAAGGAGCAAGGCTATATGTAATATAATAAATAGGATTTCCTGCAACATTAGTGATTCTACTCGCAATCTGGAAGGGAGACTTACATAACATGCGCGGCTTTACGAAAGATTTGGGTATAGATCTAGGTACAGCAAACACTTTGGTATACGTCAAGGGTAAGGGGGTCGTGCTGCGGGAACCTTCCGTGGTCGCGATCCGTACAGATACGAAGCAGATCGAAGCAGTAGGCGAGTCTGCGAAGAAGATGATCGGCCGGACGCCGGGTTCCATCCGTGCGATTCGTCCGATGAAGGACGGGGTGATAGCGGATTTCGAGACGACGGCCACGATGATCAAGTATTTCATCCAGCAGGCGCTGAAGAAGCAGCGGCTCTTCGGCAGAAGGCCGAATGTGATGGTCTGCGTGCCCTCAGGCATCACGTCTGTCGAACAGCGCGCTGTGGAGGATGCAACGCGGCAAGCCGGTGCCAAGGATGCCTTTACGATCGAGGAGCCCTTCGCGGCAGCTATCGGTGCGGATCTTCCCGTCTGGGAGCCGACCGGCAGCATGGTCGTCGATATCGGCGGCGGCACCACGGAAGTCGCTGTTATCTCGCTGGGCGGCATCGTTACTTCTCGGTCGGTGCGGGTTGCCGGCGATGAGATGGATGAATCGATCATCCAATATGTGAAGCGCACTTATAATATGATGATCGGAGAACGTACGGCTGAACAACTGAAATTGGAGATCGGCTCGGCGTTTCCGCTGGAAGATCCTGAGACTTTGGAGATCCGCGGACGCGATCTGCTTACCGGGCTGCCGAAGACGATTACCATCACATCCGATGAGGTGGCGGAAGCCTTAGCCGATCCGGTGAACAGCATCGTTGATACGGTGAAGATCACTTTGGAGCGCTGCCCTCCTGAATTGGCTGCGGATATCATGGATCGCGGCATCGTCTTGACCGGCGGCGGTGCACTCCTCAGAAATTTGGATAAGCTGCTGGCAAGAGAGACAGGCATGCCGGTCATCGTCGCTGAGAATCCGCTTGATTGCGTGGCGATCGGCACAGGACGAGCCTTGGACAATCTGCATCTCTTTACAAGCCGCTCCGGCCCGGCCAAGAGGGCTAGATAAGACGTGCAGTCCACCGGCTGGCAAGGGTCGTGCCCGTTTAAGGGGAATAATGGGTTCGGTGGTGCATCATGATCAAATTGTTCGGCAATAAACGTTTGATAATGTCGTTGATCAGTCTGATCATCGTCATCGCGCTGATGGGCGTTACATTGGGCAATAGAGGAGCAGTTACCTGGCCGGAGAAGATGCTGCAAGATACCGTCGCATGGTTGCAAGGACTGATCTATAAGCCCGCTGGATATATAGCGGGTTTTTTTGAGGATATCAGCACCTTGGGACAGCTGCGCAGGGAGAATGAGGTGCTGAAGCGCACGCTTTCCCACTATGCGAGGGATACCGCGCGCCTTAATGTCCTCAAAGCAGAGAATGAACGACTCAAGGATCTCTTAAACTTTACAGAAAGACAGAAGTCCGATGAACTCATCTACCGCGTAGCCAGGGTAGTGGCCATTAACCATGACGGTTATAACAATGTGTTCAAGATCGATCTCGGCGCCAACGACGGCATCCGGGAATCCATGGCCGTCGTCACGCCGGAAGGTCTGATCGGCCGGGTCATCCGCGTTGCGGAATTCTCCTCGAACGTGCTCATGTTGACGGATATCAATGATCAAAGTATGAACTCCCGCGGCATCTCCGTCACTTCGATGGAGCATCCGGATTCCTTCGGCGTGATCGAATCCTATGACCACGAGACCGGTTATCTGATCATGAGCAAGATCAAACAAGAGGACCCGCTGAGAGTTGGAGACACGGTCATCACTTCAGGACTGGGAGGCACTTATCCGCCGGGATTAATCGTCGGAACGGTTGTATCGCGCAGGGAAGGAACCTTCGGTATCACCCATGTGGCGGAGATCAAACCAGCAGCGAATATGGACATGACAGGACTGCGTGAAGTACTTGTCGTCGAGCGGGCAGGTGAAGGGGCGAACCCATGATCTGGTATAAGCATGTGCTCTGGTTCGTCGTCTTCTTTCTGTTCCTGCTCGAAAGCTCGCTCATTCCCTGGTTAGTGCCCAGTGCAGCTGTGGAACTGAATCTTACCTTTGCTGCACAGTTTGCCTTTGTCCTGATCCTGTATATCGCAATCTACCTGAATCGGCATATGGCCTTGGCGATGGCCCTTGTCTTTGGCTTCATGCATGATCTCATCTTCTACGGCCATGTGCTCGGCGCTTATACTTTCGGGATGAGCCTCGTCACCTATGTGATCTCGATGTTGCTGCGGGACTCCCATGTCTCGTGGTATGTCGGGATCGGATCGATCGGACTTGGTCTTCTGTCTTTTGATTTTCTGGTATACGGTCTGTATCGGCTTTTTCAGATCACTTCCGTTACCCCTTGGTGGCATTTTGTTCATGCGGCTCTTCCATCCCTGCTGCTTAATCTGTGCTTCACTTCTGCGTTATATTATCCTGTTATTCGCATCTTTGCGCGGATCGAAAGATATGTCGCGCCAGATGAATCGGATGCTTATCCAACCGGCAATCCATGATGCCAGCAGGAAACAGCAATACGACTGTGGAATTGTATGGGGTGGAGGTATCATAGGATCATGACTGGCAAACAACAGCACGTAACGATAAAAGGAAGGAAAGATGGCCTCGTATTCGTACTAGACGACAGATGCCCCTTCTCCGAACTGCTCAGCGAGTTGGAATACAAACTGGAGAATTCGCACAGCAAGCTGCTGAGCGGTCCGCTCGTACATGTCCACGTCAGATTAGGACAGCGTCAGATCACCGAAGCCGAGAAGGATACCCTGCACAATCTCATCAACCGGCGCAACCTCGTCGTGCAGTCCATCGAGAGCGATGTGCCGCAGGAATCGGCGCACCGCCATAAGGTGCTGACCGGGATCGTTCGCTCCGGACAGGTGTTAAGACATGAAGGCAATCTGATCTTCATCGGAGACGTCAACCCGGGCGGATCGATCATCGCCACGGGCGACATCTTCATCCTGGGTTCGCTGCGCGGGATGGCCCATGCCGGAGAAGGCAATAATCCCGCTGCGGTCATCGCGGCATCGCATTTTAAGCCCACGCAGCTCAGAATCGCCGATGCGATCAGCCGGCCGCCGGATGAGTGGGGAATCGATGATACGATGATGATGTTCGCATATATGAAAGATGAACGGATGGAGATTGAGAAGATCACCCATCTGTACCGGTTTAGGCCGGATGCAGTCGAAATATACAAGGGAGAGTGAGACCTTTGGGAGAAGCGATCGTTGTTACATCGGGCAAAGGCGGAGTAGGCAAGACGACTTCATCAGCGAATATAGCGACTGCACTAGCGATGCTGGGGAAGAAAGTCTGCATGGTCGACACCGATATCGGGCTTCGCAACCTCGATGTTGTGATGGGTTTAGAGAACCGGATCATCTTCGACTTGGTCGATGTCGCTGAAGGTCGCTGCCGTCTGCAGCAAGCGCTGGTGAAGGATAAGCGGTTCGATGAATTGTACCTCCTGCCGGCGGCGCAGACGAAGGACAAACTAGTGGTCGAGCCGGAAGACGTCAAGAAGATGATCCTGGATCTCAAGAAGGAATTTGACTACGTGGTGATCGACTGCCCAGCGGGCATCGAGCAGGGTTTTAAAAATGCCGTAGCCGGCGCCGATCAAGCGATCGTCGTCACAACACCGGAGAATGCCGCGGTGCGCGATGCCGACCGGATCATCGGTCTTCTGGACAAGGAAGGCATCAAGAGCCCTAAGCTGGTGATCAACCGAGCGCGCGTGAATATGATGAAGAAGGGCGATATGCTCGATATCGATGAGATCTGCGCGGTGCTCGCCATCGATCTCCTCGGCATCGTTCCCGATGACGAGATGGTGATCAAATCGGCGAATGCCGGCGAGCCGACGGTGATGGACCCTCATTCCAAAGCATCCATCGCCTATCGTAATATCGCACGCCGCATCTTGGGCGATTCTGTACCGCTTATGGCGCTGGAAGAGAAGAGCGGGATCTTCAGTAAAGTCAAAAAGTTCTTCGGGATGGGATGAGATTCTTGTTAGCCAAACTCAAACGCTTGGATTGGATCTTGCTGTTCATCCTTCTGCTGTTCATGGGATTCAGCACGATGATGATCTACAGCGCCACCATAGACAATCAGCAATTCGGTCCGCAGCGCCTGTACTATGACAATATCCGCAACTATGTGGTCGGCTTCATCGTGATGTTCATGGCCGCGATGTTCGATTACCGCTGGCTGCAGAAAATCGTATATGCGCTTTACGGACTTGGCATCATCCTCTTGGTTGGAATCTTCTTCTTCGGCTCTGAGATCAACAACGCTCAAGGCTGGTATAAGCTGCCGGCAGGGCTCAGCTTCCAGCCTGCAGAGCTGATGAAGCTGCTCTTGATCATCATGATCGCGCATATGCTGGCGAAGAGCAAAGGGGAGACGCTCAGCACGCTCCGCGAAGTCGTGCCGATTGCGATCATCGTCTTGATTCCCTTCGTACTGGTCTTAATCCAGCCTGATTTAGGGAACGCGATCATCTATCTCGTGATCATGCTCGGCATGCTCTGGATCGGCAATATCAAGTATTCCCATGTGGCGATTGGTCTCGTGATCTTCATCGTCGCGCTGATCGCATCTTACAATCTCTATCAGGCCTATCACGCCGAGATTACGGAATTCTTCAAAGCACAGGGCAAAGGACACTGGGTGAAGCGGATTGACACGTTCTTGGATCCGGAGCAGGCAGATCCCAACGCTTCCTATCAGCTGCGCAAGTCGATGACAGCGATCGGTTCCGGACGCTTCACCGGAGACGGATTCCTGCAAGGCAATTCCGTCCACAACAACTACATCCCCTATGCTTACTCTGATGCGATTTTCGTCGTGATCGCCGAGGAGTTTGGTTTCTTGGGATCGTCGATTCTCCTGCTCATTTATTTCTTAATGTTGTACCGGATGATCATCGCTTCGATACACAGTTCCACCTTCTTTGGCTCTTATATGATCATCGGCATCGTATCGTATTTTGTCTTTCAGATTTTCGAGAATATCGGCATGCTGCTGGGCATCATGCCGATTACGGGCATCACGCTGCCCTTCATCAGTTACGGAGGCACCTCACTGATCATGAATATGCTCTCGATCGGCATTGTGATGAGCATTCAGATTCATCGCGATAAGGATCAAGATTTATTTGACACGGCTTAAAACCTCCTGCTGCAGTCCCGTTTTTGGGACGGTCAGCAGGAGGATTTTCTTAGTCTTTAGACAATTATTTTTATATTTCTAGTGTTTTTAGGAAGGTATTTATCGATTTATGTCTAATAAGTAGTTGGAAGCGCTTATATATGATGGTGAGGTGTGTCAGTGAACATGAAGTGGGAGAAAGTCAAAGGTCCTAATAATCAATCACCGTCTGCCATGTCGTTGTCACGAAGCAAAGCGAACAAAGGCAATTCAGAAATGATGCTTTCTGTTGGTTTTAAACTGTTTGTCCTTATCTTCGCGAGCATTATCTTATCTGTAAGCGTTACCGGGATTGTTACGCTGCGGGTGGCGAAGCACATCATTGAAGAAAATGCTGCGCAGGCAGCTTATGAGACGATTCAGCAGACGAATGAGAAATTGGATACTGTGCTCGGCGTATACGAGCAGATGATGCTGCAGATGATCACGAACACCAACCTTCACAACTGGTTGTTTACAGCGAACGATCAGAATCGCCAGACCTTTGACCAGTTGAGTGCGCGAAAAGAGGTCCAGGAATATATTAACCAGATCACCTTTTCGAACTCCTTGATCGCCAACATCATGATCATCCCTAAGAATCCAGAGCATCTGACCTTCTCAACCTTGTCGTCCACCAGCGTCAGCATCGATTATGAAGCACCATGGTTCCAAGAGGCAAGCTCATCACAGGATAACCTCTGGCTGCATACGCGCATCGGCGGTTACAGCAACGCCCAGCAGCGGCCGCAGCTCGGTCTGGCAAGGCTGATGAAGACGAGTCTTAATCAGGAATTCGTGGTCCTCTTCGAGATCAACCAGGAGATGTTGAATCAACAGGTTCGCGGCATTCAATTGAGTCCATCCTCCCAGGTATACATAACGAACACCCAGAATCTTCTCCTGCAAGCAGAGGATGAAAGCCTCATCCTCGCAGAGGCAGAACTGGCCATACCCGAGGGCAATCGAGGCATCATGCGCAATGAGGATGGAGAAGAATTCATCGTTGTTGCACATTTTTCTGACAAGGCGAAATGGTTCGTCGTCGGAATTGCCCCCGTTGCTGAGCTGACCGAGGATACAAAGATCGTCGAACAGGTGATCTATGTCATCATCGGAGTCGCTTCCCTTGTTGCCGTAGCGCTCAGCCTGCTCGTCGCAAGAACGATGGGCAGCCCGCTCAGAAGATTGCAGCGTCTGATGGTAGAAGGTGCAAAAGGCAACTTGAACGTGCGGACGAGCTTTAAGAACCGCGATGAGATTGGACAGGTCGGCCGCAGCTTCAATGAGATGATGGAACAGATTACCGAGCTTGTACGGCAAACAAACCACTCTGCAGCTGAGGTGTTGATGACGGCGCAGGAGCTCTCCCATTCTGCAAAGGATACGGCGCATTCGGCGCGGGAGATCTCCGAGGCGACGGAGCAGATTGCCCATGGTGCGGCGACCCTGGCTTCCGAGGCGGAGCGCGGCAATGAGCTGGTCATCGATCTCAGCAAGCAGCTGCAACAGGTCGTAGAAGCGAACCGGACGATGGGCCAAGTTGCTGCCGATGTTCATAAGGTAAGTGAACAAGGTACGGGTTACATGGTGCAATTGAACGATAAAACGCGGGTGACGGAAGAGATCACTCGCCGCATGGTGGAGAAAGTCGATCAATTGCAGGAAAGCACCGCTTCGATTCGGAATCTGCTGGATATGCTGACGCAGATTACTCAGCAGACGAATATCCTTGCTCTGAATGCATCGATCGAAGCGTCGCGATCCGGAGCAGCCGGGCGCGGCTTCATGGTCATCGCCGGCGAGATTCGCAAACTGGCGGATCAGTCGAGACAGTCCATTGATATCGTCGCGGAGATGACGGAGCATATCCAAGGCGGTATCGCGGAAACCGTCAGCGTGATGTCGGAAGCCTACCCCCTCTTCCAAGAACAGATCTCCGCTGTAAGGGATGCGGATATGATCTTCAACCAAGTGCGCGAACGGATGACGGGTTTGGTCCAGCAAGCGGACAAGGTGACGGAAGCGATCGAACAGCTGGAGAAGGCGCAGAGGGTGCTGTCGGATACGATGGCAAGCGTCAGCGCGGTGTCCGAGGAATCCTCGGCGATCTCGGAAGAAGTCGCTTCCTCCAGCGCGGCGCAGCTGAATACAAGCGATGCTTTAGTGAACTTGGTCGGCAAGCTGGAGAGGCTGTCCAATGAGCTGACGGATTCCTTGAAGAAATTTAAAATTTAGCGTTTGCCCCGCCTTGCGAGGCAAGGACATATTACCCCTTCTCCGTCATATACATAGATAGTGACATGCTATCTGACGGAAAGGGGTATTCTTATGCGTATGCGGCTTAAGTCCGAGATCCGGCGGCGCAGACAAGCCCGCATCGAAGAGCTGAAGATGCTGTTATCCCGCTCTGACGCAAGCGAATCAGAACTAGCAGTACCGCTGAGACCGGCAGTGAGATCTGCTGCTTCGGAGATGAGACAGGCCGGCTCTGCGGAGCACAAGCCAGCGGCTCCTCCGCCTGCGCCCATGACAGCTCCTCCGCCCAGAGATCCGGAAGAAGCTTGGAAGAGACGAATGGCTGCTTGGAGTGGACAACCCCTTGCAGAACTTGCTGAGAAGGATTCGCCGGGCAGAAAGCGGAGGCGGCAGATCCCGGCTTGGGGAGGGCTGAGTTTTACAAGCTCCTTTCTCAGCGTCATGTTGTTCATCCTTGTCTGGGGATTGTATCAATTACAGGAAGGCTGGGCCCTTCGCTTGCAGGCATCGGTGCAGAAGGTGCTGCAAGAGCCCTTCGATGTCCAAGAAGCCGCGAACTGGTACCGCTCCATGTTTGGCGGTTCCTATCCCTCATGGATTCCCGCGATGCGGGGAGATGAGCATGGGGGAGAGACCCGGCCGGTGATTAAAGAATTGGCAGAGGTGCTGCGAGCTCCAGGGAAGGGGAAGATCGTCACCCCTTTCGATGTAAACGGCCAGGGCGTGCTCATCCAGATGCCCGCCGATACGCCGGTAATTGCTGCAGCCAAGGGACGGGTGGTGTTCCAAGGTCTGACCTCTTCCGGATTAACGGTGGTGATCCAGCATCCCGATCATGTGCGCACGGTATACGGCTGGCTGGTCGGTGCGGAAGTGGCCGAGAACGATTGGGTCGAGCAAGGGGATCTCATCGCCCGCGGCGTTCAAGAGAAGGGAGCGGCAGGAAGCGGCGTCCTGTATTTCTCCGTCAGAGTCGATGATGCGTATGTGAACCCTGCGGACGTGGTGGATTTTGATTAGGCTGTTTGGCATCCCGGTCCGCATCCACCCGCTCATGTGGATGATCTTCGCAGCCTCCTTGATGACGGGATATATCTTGGAGATCATCGTATTGTTCGGCGTTGTTTTCATTCATGAATTAGGACATGCCGCTGCTGCCCGCAGCCTTCAATGGCGGGTAAGAGCCATCCGACTCCTGCCCTTCGGCGGGGTTGCTGAGGTGGAGGAGCACGGCTCCGTTCCCGCCTGGCAAGATGTGATCGTCACGCTTGCGGGCCCGCTGCAACATGTCTGGATGATCGCCTTCGCTTTGATCTGCGAACGGCTCGGCCTGTGGGGAGAAGCTTGGACGGGATACTTCATCCATGTGAACATGATGATCGGCCTCTTCAACCTCCTGCCGATCCTGCCGCTGGATGGGGGCAAACTGTTGCAGACCCTGCTCAGCCTGTGGATGCCTTATTATCAGACGCTGCATATCTCCCATGTGATCAGTTTGCTGTGCGGATCGCTGATGATCGCTGTGAGTCTCGGAATCTGGCATGCCTATGGCATCGACCTCAATCTGCTTATGATCGGGATTTTTCTGTTCATCAGCAATTGGATGGATTATCGCAATATTTCTTATATCTTTCTGCGTTTCCTGATGGGCCGGGAGCAGCGCATGCGCGGGAAGCTGTCAGGCGGCATGACCGCCCATCCAATCTTGGTCACACCGGGACATACGGTTTCGCAGGTTGTGAGGATGTTGAAGCGGGAACAGTATCATGTGATCTACATCTGCAATGAAGAGGGCAAGATTAAGCAGACGCTTCCCGAGCAGCGGGTGATTCAAGCTTTTTTGATGAGAAATCATTGAGTTGTGCGTGCCATGGCCGCAAGGATCAGTTACAATATAGGAAAGTGAAGCAAACGCCGTACATCGAGGTGAATGACTTGAGAGAGCTCGTGATAAAGTCAGAATCCGATCAATTGCAAGCGGCTCTGCTGGATGACGGAAAGCTAACGGAATACTTCGTAGAGCTGGAATCGCGCAAGGTTGTCGTAGGGAACATATACAAAGGCAAAGTGATCAATGTGCTGCCGGGCATGGAGGCTGCTTTCGTCGATATCGGCACGGGGAAGAACGCCTTCCTGCATGTGGATGACCTTCTGCCTGCCGGGGTCGACAGACCGCAGAACAAACCGCCGATCGATCAACT
The DNA window shown above is from Insulibacter thermoxylanivorax and carries:
- a CDS encoding N-acetylmuramoyl-L-alanine amidase; this translates as MKRTIIVVLTAVMLLVSPLTAGAATVLLDPGHGGSDPGAIGVTGLYEKEVNLDIALKVRDELERRGYDVIMTRTTDTYLSLQERIMIAEQVKPDILVSIHANSFHRPDVKGTLVLYYDNRYPQQRYPASEAMIRLSPESRKLAEALLEAAVEAAGTVNRGLLASSVYMVRMGSMPSALIETAFLSNPEDEQLLKTQEFREKMAVGIANGIERYLPPRFRDIAGHWASKSILHLFKQGIVEGDGRYYYPDRSLTRAEFVAMLDRSGLLDEPESDMPATPIDLVWNVETLTEAVYGEASGTEPEIPVFHDLDESHWAYANLVKAIEAGILEGFVDGTIRPDGEITRAEVIVIIDRLLHGEEEQQDVQAATPAEAFMRYFQSHIPFVDVPVAEWFTNAVYRLYDLKIINGVSETSFAPHKLMSRAEAAVLIDRYLSSGLEESYKM
- a CDS encoding Maf family protein, coding for MNYSIVLASSSPRRLELIRTLGIEPLIIPSDVDESVDPMLTPSQVVEELASRKACSVASALPSNGGKMIVIGSDTIVVQDGEILGKPRDEEDARRMLRRLAGRSHHVYSGIACIDAVAGRELRGHRRTVVHMKALNDRQIERYIATGEPMDKAGSYAIQGIGATLISGIEGDYFNVVGLSVSLLSELLLEFGIEIL
- the radC gene encoding RadC family protein yields the protein MTLRDLPQTDRPRERMLREGVQALSDAELLAVLLRTGTYKESAVTLAQRILKQAGGLKHIPEMSVVEMTKIKGIGEAKALQIHAGIELGRRLSQLTYGERPVIRSPRDAAALLMEELRYFQKEHFVVLFLNTKNHVIAKETLSMGSLNAAIVHPREVYRSAVKRGAASIICAHNHPSGDPTPSREDLALTHRLTEAGNIIGIDLLDHLIIGDGVFVSLKEQGYM
- a CDS encoding rod shape-determining protein encodes the protein MRGFTKDLGIDLGTANTLVYVKGKGVVLREPSVVAIRTDTKQIEAVGESAKKMIGRTPGSIRAIRPMKDGVIADFETTATMIKYFIQQALKKQRLFGRRPNVMVCVPSGITSVEQRAVEDATRQAGAKDAFTIEEPFAAAIGADLPVWEPTGSMVVDIGGGTTEVAVISLGGIVTSRSVRVAGDEMDESIIQYVKRTYNMMIGERTAEQLKLEIGSAFPLEDPETLEIRGRDLLTGLPKTITITSDEVAEALADPVNSIVDTVKITLERCPPELAADIMDRGIVLTGGGALLRNLDKLLARETGMPVIVAENPLDCVAIGTGRALDNLHLFTSRSGPAKRAR
- the mreC gene encoding rod shape-determining protein MreC, coding for MIKLFGNKRLIMSLISLIIVIALMGVTLGNRGAVTWPEKMLQDTVAWLQGLIYKPAGYIAGFFEDISTLGQLRRENEVLKRTLSHYARDTARLNVLKAENERLKDLLNFTERQKSDELIYRVARVVAINHDGYNNVFKIDLGANDGIRESMAVVTPEGLIGRVIRVAEFSSNVLMLTDINDQSMNSRGISVTSMEHPDSFGVIESYDHETGYLIMSKIKQEDPLRVGDTVITSGLGGTYPPGLIVGTVVSRREGTFGITHVAEIKPAANMDMTGLREVLVVERAGEGANP
- the mreD gene encoding rod shape-determining protein MreD, with the translated sequence MIWYKHVLWFVVFFLFLLESSLIPWLVPSAAVELNLTFAAQFAFVLILYIAIYLNRHMALAMALVFGFMHDLIFYGHVLGAYTFGMSLVTYVISMLLRDSHVSWYVGIGSIGLGLLSFDFLVYGLYRLFQITSVTPWWHFVHAALPSLLLNLCFTSALYYPVIRIFARIERYVAPDESDAYPTGNP
- the minC gene encoding septum site-determining protein MinC, which encodes MTGKQQHVTIKGRKDGLVFVLDDRCPFSELLSELEYKLENSHSKLLSGPLVHVHVRLGQRQITEAEKDTLHNLINRRNLVVQSIESDVPQESAHRHKVLTGIVRSGQVLRHEGNLIFIGDVNPGGSIIATGDIFILGSLRGMAHAGEGNNPAAVIAASHFKPTQLRIADAISRPPDEWGIDDTMMMFAYMKDERMEIEKITHLYRFRPDAVEIYKGE
- the minD gene encoding septum site-determining protein MinD encodes the protein MGEAIVVTSGKGGVGKTTSSANIATALAMLGKKVCMVDTDIGLRNLDVVMGLENRIIFDLVDVAEGRCRLQQALVKDKRFDELYLLPAAQTKDKLVVEPEDVKKMILDLKKEFDYVVIDCPAGIEQGFKNAVAGADQAIVVTTPENAAVRDADRIIGLLDKEGIKSPKLVINRARVNMMKKGDMLDIDEICAVLAIDLLGIVPDDEMVIKSANAGEPTVMDPHSKASIAYRNIARRILGDSVPLMALEEKSGIFSKVKKFFGMG